The Winogradskyella schleiferi genome contains the following window.
TAAATAATACCGCTATTTTGTATAACTTAATCATATTTTAATTTTTGTCGTAAATAACCCTTTTTTTGAGTTAGTTTCTTAGCCATATTCCTACCGATATTAATCCTTATGCCATTTTTTCCCAAAGACTATCAGTGAAGTAGTGTTTACAATCCAAGAAATTTGAGTTTAATGCAAAATCCGTTTGCTTTGCTAAGTTATGGATTTCTTCAATAGCATATTTTTTTGAAAGCTCAGTCCATACTAATTCGTCATAATCAAAATCTATGGATTTATTTAAAGCTTTCAGTTCCACGGTCTGTTTTCTTAAACTTACCAGATAACTTTTCACATTTCCAGTTGCAGGATTGTAATAACTGTAGAAATCGAAATCATCAATTTTAAAATCGGCATCCAGCTCTCTATTAATTCGGATTAGTAAATTGAGATTAAAACGCTTTGTAATGCCATGCGCATCGTAATAGGCATTGTGAATAATTATTGGGTTTTTCTTTAGGTCGAAACCTATTAGAAGCTTGTCACCAACCTTCATGTTTTTATTAAAAAGGTTTAATAGTTCTTTCGCTTTTTCTTCTTGATAATTCCCAATATTTCCACCTAAAAATAGCAACAAACTTGGGTAATCGCTTTCGAGATTGCCCTTTAATATTTCAAAATAATCACCCACTTTTGGATGTA
Protein-coding sequences here:
- a CDS encoding L-histidine N(alpha)-methyltransferase, with protein sequence MTKNNALDIEMKNTFAQDVLKGLTAKNKHLPSKYFYDDNGSRIFQEIMNMPEYYPTNAEFEILSMQSKQIYKALKFSEPFNIIELGAGDGFKTFKLLEYLVNHNIDVHYIPIDISQEAMDLLSNRLTEKLPNLKIHPKVGDYFEILKGNLESDYPSLLLFLGGNIGNYQEEKAKELLNLFNKNMKVGDKLLIGFDLKKNPIIIHNAYYDAHGITKRFNLNLLIRINRELDADFKIDDFDFYSYYNPATGNVKSYLVSLRKQTVELKALNKSIDFDYDELVWTELSKKYAIEEIHNLAKQTDFALNSNFLDCKHYFTDSLWEKMA